The following are from one region of the Cynocephalus volans isolate mCynVol1 chromosome 17, mCynVol1.pri, whole genome shotgun sequence genome:
- the SEC16A gene encoding protein transport protein Sec16A isoform X2, protein MQPPPQAVPSSLSGPPPAGSTRSVFWDSSPYRRRTNNNAPVAPITCPLQPVTDPFAFSRQTLQSTTLGSLSKSSPPILPGPDPPGFSQHPGFPVPHTNAGGSSQEPCESLPGPLLQPRADASPFSGALTPSALPGPEMNRSIEVRPSSEPEAQTPPCPPHCIPGVGPDKSPGGHPHGNIPGPDRLLSRQNLHDGVVAPAASSFFPQPRQQMPGPWGPVQGDPQPSGQRLSPCPERPVQNAVPCATSVPNFSPPPNPHQGLDHEQHHPLVSFPGPLVEDGRDEAAYLQSRNHSTTNFDPESAFRQNCRVGNTWASREFRQNPEVNKEHWPDPTLVNPITQGKSPEDHVHCPPGAGVSQSLPEADSGALSMFFQGGEAENEENLPSERAGSADKLDTDGFLASPGLGHPPPPAHVGAGGVYQAFLTGSCSEAARLGGDAQPYFSQSAGIWHDKHTTDNAASDMWADAASAGTHSGSGSQYENVENLEFVQNQEVLPSEPLRVGPSTLSDQFRYGPLSGPAVPKHGVGHTGAGGLNLEAPDTMLHPVRSDSVSSSYSSKSHRSLSGSTRPQELIGTFIQQEVGKPEDEASSSFFKQIDSSPVGGETDETTGSQNYCSSLSSTPSPPKPTGVFQTSANSSFEPVKSHLVGVKPIEADRANLVGEVRGTRARQKKRRPAAAPPDASPGNLEQPPDNMETLFAPQVCPLPLTASSEAGPMLLPAGGPPLAAVLPAPERRPPARAQGTVQCESPATTLWAQNELPDFGGNILLAPAAPALYAPVKPQPSGVVQPPEDRASGQQSRKPGAGPSLQNREGIDASENLENPPKMGEEEALQSQASSGYASLLSSPPTESLQSQPVLIAQPDQSYNLAQPVDFSVLNPNEKNQSWIDASEGEKSTISSRALGGDSGENIPLCGIPTSSVISLPLPNSLTQSNFPQGSGTSEMVSNQPASLLVQPPSHAVPKNLVPESQKNHNAENIRPEFNSTAGSTSVMLIPPANNALVPNNKANHSSPREETFGALDFSLNRALENPARMYSPSHSDGPVSQQTIAGHPRQSGPGVQNPNHFYQQVTKDARDQRGLDGAQLEPPQPQTSSPHVPRAVFSELPNPESPPAQGQSQNSAQPPASPALADTGQQPLPRPPQASSASAASTGSSLVAVAEQPWLHPTVPFGPPPQDLASYYCYRPLYNAYQTQYPSVYASDPGTASLYYQDTYSLYESRYRPYDNAASAYAENYCYPEPERPSSRASHCSDQPHPRPGYPEGYYNSRSGWSSQSDYYASYYSSQGDYRDAGCWDRYHYSSRFRDPRVYDRRYWYNAEYDSYRKENQAYGDRPEKCDDPWMYDPRFTGSFDDDPEPHRDPYGEEADRHSVHSEHSARSLRSGRSSLSARSRQSQIYRSHNLTAGSYEAPPPPGSFQSDYACGTYGSHFNSAQGFPEYGYTADTAWPTGEQVPSRPNSPEKFSVPHVCARFGPGGQLIKVVPNLPSEGQPALVEIHSMETLLQHTPEQEEMRLFPGPLGKDDTHKVDVINFAQNKATKCLQNENLIDKESASLLWNFIVLLCRQNGTVVGTDIAELLLRDHKTVWLPGKSPNEANLIDFTNEAVEHVEEEQSGEAQLSFLTDSPTATTNKLEKETERFRELLLYGRKKDALESAMKNGLWGHALLLASKMDSRTHARVMTRFANSLPINDPLQTVYQLMSGRMPAASTCCGDEKWGDWRPHLAMVLSNLSHSVDVEARAMVTMGDTLASKGLLDAAHFCYLMAQVGFGVYTKKTAKLVLIGSNHSLPFLKFATNEAIQRTEAYEYAQSLGAHTCSLPGFQVFKFIYSCRLAEMGLATQAFHYCEVIAKSILTQPTQCSPVLIGQLIQVASQLRLFDSQLKEKPEEESLMEPSWLTHLRQVERQIKDGAFPQQCPSTPCSEVEQSDGPGPGQPVALGTDNPLLALPVPSPEILSQGVRLLPSAPQTLPDSQLASFVSVPTFPVLPPPGPLEPGPVYGPPGSALGYPEPPRPDPAALYPGSGLPPAAPGLQEHGHLRQEYRGQDPGVMPQGSPVRNSLPELSEEDFGGKFANLDSSRTVQDSESPPGWDCADSGLTQPPPSLAPAPETKSPTQVVKREAKKSESWFSRWLSGKRRTEAYLPDDKDKSIVWDEKKNQWVNLNEPEEEKKAPPPPPTSLPKAPQAAPPGPAGPPRSSVNMFSRKAAGTRARYVDILNPSGTQRSEPALAPADFFAPLAQLPIPSNLFIPNPEAEELQFADGAGREGQAPAGGHANPEPALEPKVLNSAVLPPGSELPPSKPEGSQGGELSRCSSMSSLSREVSQHFNQAPGSHPPAGGPPGAAVPFYSPAQLAQASTTSGSSRPGRIGQRKYPALN, encoded by the exons ATGCAGCCACCACCCCAGGCGGTCCCATCCAGCCTGTCAGGACCACCTCCGGCCGGGAGTACTCGGAGTGTGTTCTGGGATAGCAGCCCTTATAGGAGACGGACCAATAATAATGCACCGGTGGCTCCCATAACTTGTCCATTGCAGCCCGTAACGGATCCGTTTGCTTTTAGTAGACAGACGCTCCAAAGTACAACACTGGGCAGTCTGTCCAAAAGCAGCCCACCCATTTTGCCAGGCCCGGACCCCCCAGGGTTTTCTCAGCACCCTGGTTTTCCTGTGCCTCATACAAATGCCGGGGGTAGTTCCCAAGAACCCTGCGAGTCTCTGCCAGGACCTCTGTTGCAGCCTAGAGCAGATGCTAGTCCGTTTTCTGGTGCTTTGACCCCTTCAGCACTGCCTGGGCCTGAGATGAACAGGAGTATAGAGGTCAGGCCCAGCTCAGAGCCTGAAGCTCAGACTCCACCGTGTCCACCTCACTGCATTCCAGGAGTGGGTCCTGACAAGTCTCCTGGGGGCCATCCACATGGAAACATACCTGGGCCTGACCGACTGCTTAGCAGGCAAAACCTGCATGATGGTGTAGTGGCCCCAGCAGCATCCTCTTTCTTCCCCCAGCCTCGTCAACAGATGCCAGGTCCGTGGGGGCCAGTGCAGGGAGACCCCCAGCCCTCAGGTCAGCGTCTCTCACCCTGCCCAGAAAGACCTGTTCAAAACGCAGTGCCCTGTGCCACCAGCGTTCCGAATTTCTCCCCTCCGCCCAACCCACATCAAGGCCTTGACCACGAGCAACACCACCCACTAGTGTCTTTCCCAGGACCCTTGGTTGAAGATGGGAGAGATGAGGCGGCCTATCTGCAAAGTAGAAACCACTCTACAACTAATTTTGATCCTGAAAGTGCATTCAGGCAAAATTGCAGAGTTGGGAATACTTGGGCAAGCCGGGAGTTCAGGCAGAATCCAGAGGTAAATAAAGAACATTGGCCAGACCCTACTCTTGTGAATCCCATCACTCAGGGAAAGAGCCCAGAAGACCATGTGCACTGTCCCCCGGGGGCAGGGGTGAGCCAGTCCCTGCCAGAGGCAGACTCTGGAGCTCTCTCGATGTTTTTCCAAGGGGGAGAGGCAGAAAATGAGGAGAATCTTCCATCTGAAAGAGCAGGCTCTGCTGACAAATTGGACACTGATGGTTTCTTGGCCAGTCCGGGATTGGGCCATCCACCCCCACCTGCTCATGTGGGAGCAGGTGGTGTCTACCAGGCCTTTCTCACAGGCTCCTGCAGTGAGGCCGCACGGCTAGGAGGAGACGCACAGCCTTATTTTTCTCAGTCTGCAGGCATCTGGCACGACAAACACACCACTGACAATGCTGCTAGTGACATGTGGGCTGACGCAGCCAGCGCGGGGACTCACAGTGGTAGCGGCTCACAGTATGAGAATGTCGAGAACTTAGAATTTGTTCAGAATCAAGAAGTTCTGCCAAGTGAGCCCTTAAGAGTGGGCCCTTCCACTCTGAGCGATCAGTTCAGATATGGGCCCCTTTCTGGGCCAGCTGTCCCCAAGCATGGTGTGGGCCACACTGGAGCTGGGGGGCTGAATCTCGAGGCTCCTGACACGATGCTGCATCCTGTGCGATCTGATAGTGTGTCATCCAGCTATAGCAGCAAAAGCCACAGGAGTCTTTCAGGTTCAACCAGGCCCCAAGAACTGATTGGCACATTTATTCAGCAAGAGGTTGGAAAACCTGAAGATGAAGCTTCTAGTAGTTTTTTTAAGCAAATCGATTCTTCTCCTGTAGGAGGTGAGACAGATGAGACCACTGGGAGCCAGAATTACTGCAGCAGCCTGTCCTCTACCCCAAGCCCCCCAAAACCTACGGGAGTATTTCAGACAAGCGCAAATAGTTCTTTTGAGCCGGTAAAATCCCACTTAGTTGGGGTAAAACCAATTGAGGCAGATCGTGCCAACTTGGTGGGCGAAGTGAGGGGGACCCGTGCCCGCCAGAAGAAGCGCAGACCAGCCGCTGCACCACCCGATGCCTCCCCAGGCAACCTGGAGCAGCCACCAGACAACATGGAAACCCTCTTTGCACCCCAGGTGTGTCCTCTGCCTCTTACTGCCAGTTCGGAAGCTGGGCCCATGCTGCTGCCCGCTGGGGGGCCCCCGTTGGCTGCTGTGCTTCCAGCACCTGAGAGGAGGCCCCCAGCAAGGGCTCAGGGCACCGTGCAGTGTGAGAGCCCAGCAACGACTTTATGGGCACAGAATGAGCTGCCAGATTTCGGAGGCAACATCCTTCTAGCGCCAGCTGCTCCTGCACTTTATGCACCTGTGAAACCTCAGCCGTCTGGAGTTGTTCAGCCTCCAGAAGACAGGGCGTCTGGGCAGCAGTCACGGAAGCCAGGCGCTGGCCCATCCCTGCAGAACCGAGAAGGCATTGATGCTTCCGAGAACCTTGAGAATCCTCCCAAAATGGGAGAAGAGGAGGCCCTCCAGTCGCAGGCAAGTTCTGGTTATGCAAGTTTATTGTCCTCACCACCCACTGAGTCTCTGCAGAGTCAGCCAGTCTTGATTGCCCAGCCTGATCAAAGCTATAATTTGGCTCAGCCcgttgatttttctgtgttgaatCCTAATGAGAAGAATCAGTCCTGGATAGATGCTTCAGAGGGGGAAAAATCCACAATAAGCAGTCGAGCTCTCGGTGGTGATTCTGGAGAAAACATTCCTTTGTGTGGGATTCCAACCAGCTCTGTCATTAGCTTACCTCTGCCTAATAGTCTTACCCAAAGTAATTTTCCACAAGGTTCTGGTACTTCTGAAATGGTTTCTAATCAGCCTGCCAGCTTGCTGGTTCAACCACCATCCCATGCAGTTCCAAAGAACTTGGTTCCAGAAAGTCAAAAGAATCATAATGCAGAAAACATTCGTCCTGAGTTTAATAGCACTGCTGGAAGCACAAGTGTGATGTTAATTCCACCTGCAAACAATGCCTTGGTTCCTAATAATAAGGCAAATCACTCCAGTCCTCGGGAAGAAACTTTTGGAGCCCTAGACTTCTCATTAAATAGAGCTTTGGAAAATCCTGCAAGAATGTATAGCCCATCCCATTCTGATGGCCCAGTTTCTCAGCAAACCATAGCCGGTCATCCCAGACAGTCTGGCCCCGGGGTGCAAAACCCAAACCATTTCTATCAGCAAGTGACGAAAGATGCACGGGACCAGCGTGGCCTAGATGGAGCCCAGCTGGAGCCCCCTCAGCCACAGACTTCTTCTCCACATGTGCCCAGAGCAGTGTTTTCAGAACTTCCAAATCCAGAAAGTCCACCAGCACAGGGACAGTCCCAAAATTCAGCCCAGCCACCAGCAAGTCCGGCTCTGGCTGACACAGGTCAGCAGCCCCTGCCTCGGCCCCCTCAGGCCTCCAGTGCGTCTGCGGCGTCCACCGGTTCAAGCCTGGTGGCTGTGGCAGAACAGCCATGGCTGCATCCGACTGTTCCATTTGGCCCCCCGCCCCAGGACCTGGCGTCCTACTACTGCTACAGACCCCTGTACAACGCCTACCAGACTCAGTACCCCTCAGTGTACGCATCAGATCCTGGCACGGCCTCCCTCTATTACCAG GACACCTACAGCCTATATGAATCTCGGTACAGGCCCTACGACAACGCAGCATCCGCTTATGCCGAGAACTACTGCTACCCTGAGCCCGAGCGGCCCAGCTCCCGAGCAAGCCACTGCTCAGACCAGCCACATCCCAG GCCAGGGTATCCTGAAGGGTACTATAATTCCAGAAGTGGATGGAGCAGTCAAAGTGACTACTATGCGAGTTACTACTCCAGCCAGGGCGACTACAGAG ATGCAGGTTGCTGGGATCGTTACCACTACAGTTCTAGATTCAGGGATCCCCGAGTCTATGACCGGAGATACTGGTATAATGCAGAATATGATTCATATAGGAAAGAAAACCAAGCCTACGGTGACAG GCCTGAGAAATGTGACGACCCCTGGATGTACGACCCTCGCTTTACGGGCAGTTTTGACGATGACCCTGAGCCCCACAGAGACCCTTACGGGGAGGAGGCGGACCGGCACAGTGTGCACAGCGAGCACTCTGCACGGAGCCTGCGCAGCGGCCGCAGCAGCCTCAGCGCCCGCTCGCGACAG aGCCAGATTTACAGAAGTCACAATTTGACTGCCGGTTCCTACGAGGCCCCGCCTCCACCAGGCTCCTTTCAGAGTGACTATGCCTGTGGCACCTATGGCAGCCATTTCAACAGTGCCCAGGGCTTCCCAGAGTACGGCTACACTGCAGACACCGCCTGGCCCACTGGGGAGCAAG TTCCATCAAGACCAAATTCTCCTGAAAAATTTTCAGTGCCTCATGTCTGTGCCCGGTTCGGTCCCGGCGGTCAGCTCATTAAAGTGGTTCCAAATCTGCCTTCGGAAGGCCAGCCTGCGCTGGTCGAGATCCACAGCATGGAG ACATTGCTGCAGCACACGCCCGAGCAGGAGGAGATGCGGTTGTTCCCGGGACCTCTCGGCAA AGATGACACCCATAAAGTGGATGTTATTAATTTTGCACAGAACAAAGCTACAAAATGTTTGCAGAACGAAAATTTAATTGACAAAGAGTCTGCAAGTCTTCTTTGGAATTTTATTGTTCTGTTATGCAGACAGAATGGG ACCGTGGTGGGGACAGACATTGCCGAGCTTTTGTTACGAGACCACAAAACAGTCTGGCTTCCCGGGAAGTCTCCCAATGAGGCAAACCTAATTGACTTCACCAATGAGGCCGTGGAGCACGTGGAAGAGGAGCAATCTGGGGAGGCCCAGCTCTCGTTTCTCACTGACAGTCCAACAGCCACGACTAACAAGCTTGAGAAAGAAACCGAGAGGTTCCGAGAGCTGCTGCTTTATGGCCGTAAAAAG GATGCTTTAGAGTCTGCAATGAAAAATGGTTTATGGGGTCACGCTCTGCTGCTTGCAAGTAAGATGGACAGCCGGACGCATGCTCGAGTCATGACCAG GTTTGCCAACAGTCTTCCAATCAATGACCCTCTGCAGACAGTTTACCAGCTCATGTCCGGGCGAATGCCTGCTGCGTCCACG TGCTGTGGAGATGAGAAGTGGGGCGACTGGAGGCCGCACCTTGCCATGGTTCTGTCCAACCTGAGCCACAGTGTGGATGTAGAGGCCAGGGCGATGGTTACGATGGGCGACACGCTCG CTTCAAAGGGTCTCTTGGATGCTGCGCACTTTTGCTACCTTATGGCCCAGGTTGGATTTGGGGTTTATacaaagaaaactgcaaaacttGTCTTAATTGGATCAAATCACAG TTTGCCATTTTTAAAGTTTGCAACCAACGAAGCCATTCAGAGGACAGAAGCCTATGAGTATGCTCAGTCCCTGGGGGCCCACACCTGCTCCTTGCCTGGCTTCCAG gtttttaaattCATCTACTCTTGCCGCCTGGCTGAAATGGGGCTGGCCACGCAGGCCTTCCACTACTGCGAAGTGATTGCTAAGAGCATCCTGACGCAGCCCACCCAGTGCTCCCCAGTGCTGATCGGCCAGCTGATCCAG GTAGCTTCTCAGTTGCGGCTCTTTGATTCTCAACTGAAAGAGAAGCCAGAAGAGGAGTCCTTGATGGAGCCTTCCTGGTTGACTCACCTGCGCCAGGTGGAGAGGCAGATCAAG GATGGAGCCTTCCCCCAGCAGTGTCCCAGCACGCCGTGCTCTGAGGTGGAGCAGTCAGACGGTCCAGGACCCGGTCAGCCCGTGGCTCTGGGGACAGACAACCCACTGCTGGCGCTGCCCGTGCCAAGCCCCGAGATTTTGAGCCAGGGTGTGCGGCTGCTGCCATCAG CTCCACAGACGCTCCCCGACAGCCAGCTGGCCAGCTTTGTCAGTGTGCCGACGTTCCCAGTGCTGCCGCCCCCAGGTCCCCTGGAGCCGGGTCCTGTCTATGGACCCCCAGGTTCTGCACTTGGCTACCCAGAGCCCCCCAGGCCTGATCCTGCAGCTCTGTACCCAGGGTCTGGCCTACCACCTGCTGCACCAGGTCTCCAGGAACACGGACACCTGCGGCAGGAGTACAGGGGCCAGGACCCAG GAGTAATGCCACAGGGGTCACCTGTTAGGAACTCACTTCCTGAGCTAAGCGAAGAGGATTTTGGTGGAAAATTTGCAAATCTG GACTCCTCGAGGACGGTGCAGGACTCTGAGAGCCCCCCAGGGTGGGATTGTGCTGACTCGGGTTTGACGCAGCCTCCTCCATCTCTGGCACCCGCTCCTGAAACGAAGAGCCCCACACAAGTAGTCAAGCGAGAGGCAAAGAAG AGTGAATCGTGGTTCTCTCGTTGGCTGTCTGGGAAAAGGAGGACGGAAGCCTACCTGCCAGATGACAAGGACAAGTCG ATTGTTTGGGATGAGAAGAAGAACCAGTGGGTGAATCTAAATGAGCCGGAAGAGGAG AAGAAggcaccacccccacctccaacaTCGCTTCCCAAGGCCCCGCAAGCTGCTCCCCCCGGCCCCGCGGGGCCTCCCAGATCCTCCGTGAACATGTTTTCTAGAAAAGCAG CTGGAACCAGAGCTCGCTACGTTGACATCTTAAACCCAAGCGGGACCCAGCGGAGTGAACCGGCTCTTGCTC